In a genomic window of Virgibacillus sp. SK37:
- a CDS encoding ClpXP adapter SpxH family protein translates to MSGNSSELQGSTCTNTSLKYSYIDLVQKPIEMYVFVDPLCPECWSLEPYIKKLTIEYGRFFTIQPIVSGHLNHLNKDQFDKPIKLRDIWEKTAKRTGMSCDGDIWIDNPISSPWIASLAVKAAELQGKKAGKVFLRRIQENAFLNKLNISEKDVLLQCAQEANLDVNEFENDLYSASAKKAFQCDLKLTQEMEVDYIPTIVFFNQMSDDQGIKISGLYPYDIYVRVLKEILQKSPIPSEKPPLEDFVAMYGSIATKEVAVVYDWTVAKAEKEMKKLQLKRKVSKLPAKYGNFWNYLL, encoded by the coding sequence GTGAGTGGGAATTCAAGTGAGCTTCAAGGCTCAACCTGTACAAACACATCGCTGAAATATAGCTATATCGATTTAGTCCAGAAGCCAATTGAAATGTATGTTTTTGTTGACCCTCTTTGCCCGGAATGCTGGTCGCTGGAACCCTATATCAAAAAGCTGACGATTGAATATGGACGATTTTTCACCATACAACCCATTGTCAGTGGGCATTTAAATCATCTAAACAAAGATCAGTTCGATAAACCAATTAAGCTCCGGGATATATGGGAAAAAACGGCAAAGCGAACCGGAATGAGTTGTGATGGCGATATTTGGATTGATAATCCTATTTCCTCTCCTTGGATCGCGTCCTTGGCAGTTAAAGCTGCTGAGCTTCAAGGTAAAAAAGCAGGTAAGGTATTTTTGCGCAGAATTCAAGAAAATGCCTTTTTAAATAAACTGAATATCTCTGAAAAAGATGTTCTGCTACAATGTGCGCAGGAAGCAAATCTGGATGTTAATGAATTTGAAAACGACTTATATTCTGCATCTGCAAAAAAAGCCTTCCAATGTGACTTAAAATTAACCCAAGAGATGGAAGTCGATTATATTCCTACAATTGTATTTTTTAATCAGATGAGTGACGACCAAGGGATTAAAATATCCGGCTTATATCCATATGATATCTATGTAAGGGTATTAAAAGAGATACTGCAAAAATCGCCTATTCCATCTGAGAAGCCGCCTTTGGAAGATTTTGTAGCCATGTATGGCAGTATTGCTACAAAAGAAGTAGCAGTTGTCTATGATTGGACGGTAGCAAAGGCCGAAAAAGAAATGAAAAAGCTGCAGTTAAAAAGGAAGGTTAGCAAGCTTCCAGCAAAATACGGGAATTTTTGGAACTATTTATTGTAA
- a CDS encoding globin: protein MNRPGSIYEAIGGAEAIHRIVQAFYKRVGVHPKLIPIFPEDLTETARKQTLFLTQFFGGPPLFSEERGHPMMRRRHLPFEITPTRRDAWLECMNEALEEAEIEEPYRTAIFEKLTLTANHMMNTPE from the coding sequence ATGAATAGACCTGGTTCTATATATGAGGCCATTGGTGGTGCGGAGGCCATTCACCGGATTGTGCAAGCATTTTATAAACGAGTGGGAGTCCATCCCAAACTTATACCTATATTTCCAGAGGACTTAACTGAGACTGCACGAAAACAAACGTTATTTCTCACTCAATTCTTTGGTGGGCCCCCTCTTTTTTCCGAGGAACGTGGTCATCCAATGATGCGAAGAAGACACCTACCATTTGAAATAACTCCAACACGCCGTGATGCTTGGCTTGAATGTATGAACGAAGCGCTTGAAGAAGCTGAAATTGAAGAACCGTACCGTACAGCTATATTTGAAAAATTGACCCTAACAGCAAATCACATGATGAACACACCAGAATAG
- a CDS encoding CYTH domain-containing protein: protein MAQEIEIEYKNLLTEDEYNHLLTHLPFTNPIQTQTNHYFETKDFALKKNGCALRIREKNGQYKLTLKEPHSTGLLETHDNLIHDEAKQWMEDAPIPKPHTMAQLMKKGIAVEELHYFGSLITERNEIEYQDIVLVLDYSTYNGVTDYELELEASSETLGEMRFNQILKDFQIPKRPTPNKIQRFFKTL from the coding sequence GTGGCACAAGAAATTGAAATCGAATATAAAAATCTACTTACAGAAGATGAATATAATCATCTGTTAACTCATTTACCTTTTACGAATCCTATTCAAACACAGACCAATCATTATTTTGAAACAAAGGATTTTGCCTTAAAGAAAAACGGATGTGCATTACGAATCAGAGAAAAAAACGGACAGTATAAACTTACATTAAAAGAGCCACATTCGACAGGTCTGCTGGAAACACATGATAATTTAATACACGATGAAGCAAAACAATGGATGGAAGACGCACCAATCCCCAAACCTCACACAATGGCACAATTAATGAAAAAAGGAATAGCTGTTGAGGAACTCCATTACTTTGGAAGTCTTATAACGGAGCGAAACGAAATAGAATATCAAGACATTGTACTTGTCCTTGACTACAGCACATATAATGGAGTAACTGACTACGAGCTGGAACTCGAAGCCAGTTCAGAAACATTGGGAGAAATGAGATTCAATCAAATTCTCAAGGACTTTCAAATTCCTAAAAGACCTACACCAAATAAAATACAACGTTTTTTCAAAACACTATAA
- a CDS encoding GTP pyrophosphokinase family protein → MNWGAKLAPYAQVVEELKIKLKGIRKQFEYESRHSPIEFITGRVKPIPSILEKAEARGICLENIDRDMQDIAGVRVVCQFVDDIYTVVKMIRSRQDFNIIEEKDYISEKKDSGYRSYHIIIDYPVETIDGMKKIIAEIQIRTLAMNFWATNEHSLNYKYKGRIPTEIKERLQRAAEAAFKLDEEMSAIKHEVQEAQRIFHRK, encoded by the coding sequence ATGAATTGGGGAGCAAAATTAGCGCCTTATGCACAGGTGGTTGAAGAACTGAAAATAAAATTAAAAGGTATTCGCAAACAATTTGAATATGAATCAAGACACTCGCCGATTGAGTTTATAACCGGTAGAGTAAAACCAATTCCAAGCATTTTGGAAAAAGCGGAAGCAAGAGGGATTTGTCTTGAAAATATTGACCGGGATATGCAGGATATAGCTGGTGTACGAGTCGTATGTCAATTTGTGGACGATATCTATACAGTTGTTAAAATGATTCGTTCCCGACAAGATTTTAACATTATCGAGGAAAAGGATTATATATCAGAAAAGAAAGACAGTGGTTATCGGTCCTATCACATCATAATTGATTATCCGGTGGAAACAATTGATGGAATGAAAAAAATAATTGCAGAAATACAAATTCGAACATTGGCAATGAATTTCTGGGCTACAAATGAACATTCCCTTAATTATAAGTATAAAGGAAGAATTCCAACAGAAATTAAGGAAAGATTACAGCGAGCTGCAGAAGCAGCATTCAAACTAGATGAAGAAATGTCTGCAATAAAACATGAAGTCCAAGAAGCACAACGAATATTCCATAGAAAATAA
- a CDS encoding NAD kinase codes for MKFKIVSKGDERSNRIKATMKQYLIEFDLEYDRKEPDLVISVGGDGTLLEAFHRYVHRLDSTAFIGVHTGHLGFYADWVPDEVEKLIIEIAKTPFQVVEYPLLEVTIRSKTGGTEDRFLALNEATIKTADGSVVFDVEIKGEHFETFRGDGLCVSTPSGSTAYNKALGGGIIHPSLDAIQLTEMASINNRVFRTIGSPLILPKHHTALLKPMVDRSFLIAIDHFTTNYVNVKSIQCRVAEERVRFARFRPFPFWNRVRDSFVAEEDD; via the coding sequence ATGAAATTTAAAATTGTATCAAAAGGCGATGAGCGCTCCAATAGGATAAAAGCAACGATGAAGCAGTATTTAATTGAATTTGATTTGGAATATGATCGAAAAGAGCCGGACCTTGTTATTTCAGTTGGTGGAGATGGTACGCTCTTGGAAGCTTTCCATCGCTATGTCCACCGCCTAGACTCCACCGCCTTTATTGGAGTACATACAGGGCATTTAGGTTTTTATGCGGATTGGGTTCCAGATGAAGTTGAAAAGCTCATCATTGAAATAGCCAAAACACCTTTTCAAGTGGTGGAATACCCATTATTAGAGGTAACTATCCGTTCCAAAACAGGAGGAACAGAGGACCGTTTTCTAGCTTTAAACGAAGCTACGATAAAAACTGCTGACGGATCGGTCGTGTTCGATGTGGAAATTAAGGGAGAACATTTTGAGACCTTCCGCGGAGACGGTTTGTGTGTTTCTACACCTTCAGGAAGTACAGCGTATAACAAAGCATTAGGGGGAGGGATTATCCATCCTTCCTTAGATGCTATCCAACTAACAGAAATGGCATCAATTAATAATCGGGTATTCCGGACGATCGGATCGCCATTAATTTTGCCGAAACACCATACCGCGCTTTTAAAGCCAATGGTTGACCGCAGCTTTTTAATTGCAATTGATCACTTTACAACAAACTATGTGAATGTGAAATCCATTCAATGTCGAGTTGCAGAGGAAAGAGTCCGCTTTGCAAGATTCCGGCCATTTCCATTCTGGAATCGTGTACGGGATTCCTT